A stretch of Triticum aestivum cultivar Chinese Spring chromosome 1D, IWGSC CS RefSeq v2.1, whole genome shotgun sequence DNA encodes these proteins:
- the LOC123180136 gene encoding uncharacterized protein encodes MTFEDMEAPNLCRPPIGDASNGAPLGDISNVDHHSRMTPVPMPASHDLTPCGSHCQRVNLASNTNVARKKKRSMRKMPIDAILAASPLWINSPNGVQELSQTATSDLNMPDTVHDDREHNRTSSTEKGAF; translated from the exons ATGACGTTTGAAGATATGGAGGCGCCAAATCTGTGCCGACCCCCTATTGGTGATGCCTCTAACGGAGCCCCTCTTGGTGACATCTCTAATGTTGATCATCATTCCCGAATGACTCCAGTGCCAATGCCAG CCTCACACGACCTTACCCCGTGTGGATCTCACTGCCAAAGGGTAAATCTTGCTAGCAATACCAACGTAGCAAGGAAAAAGAAACGATCAATGCGAAAAATGCCAATTGATGCCATCTTAGCGGCATCTCCACTATGGATCAACTCCCCAAATGGAGTCCAG GAACTATCGCAGACTGCAACATCTGACCTTAACATGCCAGATACGGTTCATGATGATAGAGAACATAACAGGACCTCATCAACAGAAAAAGGGGCATTCTaa